The Thermococcus thermotolerans genome contains a region encoding:
- the rpsJ gene encoding 30S ribosomal protein S10, giving the protein MQKARIKLASTNIKALNEVTDQIKQIAERTGVRMSGPIPLPTKRIRITTRKSPDGEGTATFDKFELRVHKRLVDIEADERAMRQIMRIRVPEDVTIEIELIS; this is encoded by the coding sequence ATGCAGAAGGCAAGGATTAAGCTCGCGAGCACCAACATTAAGGCCCTCAACGAGGTCACCGACCAGATCAAGCAGATAGCCGAGAGGACCGGCGTCAGGATGAGCGGACCCATACCGCTCCCGACCAAGAGGATAAGGATCACCACCAGGAAGAGCCCGGACGGCGAGGGCACCGCAACCTTCGACAAGTTTGAGCTCCGCGTTCACAAGAGGCTCGTTGACATTGAGGCCGACGAAAGGGCCATGCGCCAGATCATGCGCATTCGCGTCCCCGAGGACGTCACCATCGAGATCGAGCTCATCTCATGA
- the tuf gene encoding translation elongation factor EF-1 subunit alpha: MAKEKPHVNIVFIGHVDHGKSTTIGRLLFDTANIPENIIKKFEEMGEKGKSFKFAWVMDRLKEERERGITIDVAHTKFETPHRYITIIDAPGHRDFVKNMITGASQADAAVLVVAATDGVMPQTKEHAFLARTLGIGHIIVAINKMDMVNYDEKKFKQVAEQVKKLLMMLGYKDFPIIPISAWEGDNVVKKSDKMPWYNGPTLIDALDQIPEPPKPTDKPLRIPIQDVYSIKGVGTVPVGRVETGVLKVGDVVIFEPASTIFHKPIQGEVKSIEMHHEAMQEALPGDNIGFNVRGVGKNDIKRGDVAGHTTNPPTVVRPKDTFKAQIIVLNHPTAITVGYTPVLHAHTLQVAVRFEQLLAKLDPRTGNIVEENPQFIKTGDSAIVVLRPTKPMVIEPVKEIPQMGRFAIRDMGQTVAAGMVISIQKAE, translated from the coding sequence ATGGCTAAGGAGAAGCCGCACGTTAACATCGTCTTTATAGGCCACGTCGACCACGGAAAGAGCACCACCATCGGAAGGCTGCTCTTCGACACCGCCAACATCCCGGAGAACATCATCAAGAAGTTCGAGGAGATGGGTGAGAAGGGCAAGTCCTTCAAGTTCGCTTGGGTCATGGACAGGCTCAAGGAGGAGCGCGAGAGGGGTATCACCATCGACGTCGCCCACACTAAGTTCGAGACCCCGCACAGGTACATCACCATCATCGACGCTCCGGGCCACAGGGACTTCGTTAAGAACATGATCACCGGTGCCAGCCAGGCCGACGCGGCAGTTCTCGTCGTTGCCGCCACTGACGGTGTCATGCCGCAGACCAAGGAGCACGCCTTCCTTGCCAGGACCCTCGGTATCGGCCACATCATCGTCGCCATCAACAAGATGGACATGGTCAACTACGACGAGAAGAAGTTCAAGCAGGTCGCTGAGCAGGTCAAGAAGCTCCTCATGATGCTCGGCTACAAGGACTTCCCGATCATCCCGATCAGCGCTTGGGAGGGCGACAACGTCGTCAAGAAGAGCGACAAGATGCCCTGGTACAACGGCCCGACCCTCATCGACGCTCTCGACCAGATCCCCGAGCCGCCGAAGCCGACCGACAAGCCGCTCCGCATCCCGATCCAGGACGTCTACTCCATTAAGGGTGTTGGTACCGTCCCGGTCGGCCGTGTCGAGACCGGTGTCCTCAAGGTCGGTGACGTCGTTATCTTCGAGCCGGCCAGCACCATCTTCCACAAGCCGATCCAGGGTGAGGTCAAGAGCATCGAGATGCACCACGAGGCCATGCAGGAAGCCCTTCCGGGTGACAACATCGGATTCAACGTCCGTGGCGTTGGTAAGAACGACATAAAGCGCGGTGACGTTGCCGGACACACCACCAACCCGCCGACCGTCGTCAGGCCGAAGGACACCTTCAAGGCCCAGATCATCGTCCTCAACCACCCGACCGCCATCACCGTCGGCTACACCCCGGTCCTCCACGCGCACACCCTCCAGGTCGCCGTCAGGTTCGAGCAGCTCCTCGCCAAGCTCGACCCGAGGACCGGCAACATCGTCGAGGAGAACCCGCAGTTCATCAAGACCGGTGACTCCGCCATCGTCGTCCTCAGGCCGACCAAGCCGATGGTCATCGAGCCGGTCAAGGAGATCCCGCAGATGGGCAGGTTCGCCATCCGTGACATGGGCCAGACCGTCGCCGCCGGTATGGTTATCTCCATCCAGAAGGCCGAGTGA
- a CDS encoding DUF6884 domain-containing protein has translation MRKSVVLVTACGNKKEEEPLPAGRLYKSSRIRHLYRKSKELGVPLYILSAKYGLVNSDTIIEPYDQIMTMDRVHELLPQVKRVLKEFDIVVFYQGGARKEYRILIEMACKDLGIPLVKYGYKNMGDIKETEKILRNILEGSR, from the coding sequence ATGAGAAAGAGCGTCGTACTAGTAACCGCTTGTGGAAATAAAAAAGAAGAGGAGCCCTTGCCAGCAGGTAGATTGTATAAATCATCTCGAATTAGACACCTCTATAGAAAGTCTAAAGAGCTTGGAGTGCCATTGTATATACTAAGTGCTAAATATGGATTGGTGAACTCCGATACTATTATCGAACCTTACGACCAAATAATGACAATGGATAGAGTGCACGAACTTCTTCCCCAGGTCAAAAGAGTTCTAAAGGAGTTTGATATTGTAGTTTTTTATCAGGGAGGGGCTAGGAAAGAATATCGAATTCTTATAGAAATGGCATGTAAGGATTTAGGAATTCCATTAGTGAAATATGGCTATAAAAATATGGGGGACATAAAGGAGACAGAAAAAATCCTTAGAAATATCTTGGAGGGTTCTAGATGA